DNA from Variovorax sp. PBL-H6:
GCGTCGAGCATTGTCCTAATCTATCATTGGCCCAACCATTGTTCAACGCCTGGGTACTCCCAAGCATGCGGATGAACCCTCACTACCATCGCGCCATGAACTCATTCGGCAAGACCCCTTCCAGTTTCGGCATCGAGCCCATCAGTCCCCAGCGCATCTACCAGGAGGTTGCGAGCCAGCTCCGGCGCAGCATCTCGGAGGGCAAGCTCAAACCGGGCGACAAGCTGCCGCCCGAACGCAACCTGGCGCAGATGTTCGGCGTCAGCCGCAACACCATGCGCGAGGCGCTGCGCGCGCTGGAGCTGAGCGGGCTGCTCGAGCTCAAGCTTGGCTCGGCCGGCGGCGCCTTCGTGCTGCCCGGCAGTTCGAACGCCGTGGTCAACGGCATGCGCGATCTCTACTTCCTCGGCGCCATCACGCCGGAGCACCTGACCGAGGCGCGCATCTCGGTCAGCTCAGCGGTGATTCGCATGGCCTGCGAGCGCATGACCGAGGAAGACCTGCAGGCGCTCGAGAAGACCGTCGCGCTCGCGGCAGAGATGGACAAGGCCGGCAACTTCGAGGAACGGACCAGGCACCACCAGGCTTTCCATGTCCTGCTGGCGAAGGCGACCCACAATCCCATCCTGCTGGCCACGACCGAGGGCATCATGGAGATCACGCGCCAGTTCGTGAAGGCGATCGGTCCCACCGAGGACCAGACCTACACCTTGCCCTCGCGCAGGCGCCTGCTCGCGCACTTGCGCAAGCGCGATGCGGAAAAGGCGGTCAAGGAGATGACGTCGGCGCTCACCAAGCTGCATCAGGGCTACATGGTCAAGGCGCGCGGATTGCCGCCCGGCGTTCCGGCAACGGCGCCGGTGACGGCTAGCGCGCCAGCACCAACCCGGCCGCCTCGCGGTCCCAAGCCTTCGAAAGGTCGCGCTCGAGTTCGCTCCGGAGCCTGAACTTCTCGACCTTCTGGTTCACGGTCGTCGGCAGCTGGTCGCGAAACTGGATATAGCGCGGCACCATGAAGTAGGCCATGTTGCGCTGGCAGTGCTCCACCAGTTCCTTCTCGCTCACGGCAGCGCCAGACTTGAGGACGACGACCGCGCCGACCTCCTCGTCGTTGGTCTGCGTGGCCACCGGAAACACCGCGGCATTGGCGACCTCGGGATGGGTGGCGATGATCTGCTCGACCTCGAAGGCTGAGATGTTCTCGCCGCGGCGGCGGATGCAGTCCTTCTTGCGGTCGACGAACCAGAAGTAGCCGTCGGCATCGATCATGCCGCGATCACCGGTGTGGAACCACTGGTTCCGGTTGGCAGCCAGCGTCGCCTCCGGCATCTTGTAGTAGCCGTTGGTCGCGCGCCATGGGTCGTCGCTTTGCAGCACCATCTCGCCGACCTCACCGGCCGGCAGCTCGAAGTCGTCTTCGTCGACGATCTTCACCCGAAATCCGCGGCGCGGCTTCCCGATAGAGCCGAGCTTCTCGCGCGGCTCGTTCGCGGTGAACGAGGTCACCATCCCGAAATCGGACAGGCCATAGTTGTTCATGGCCTTGAGCCCGAAACGCTTCTCGAACTCGGCCGCGTACTTCGGGGTGGGCGCCATGCTCACGAGGCGCAGGTCGTTGTCCGCGTCGTCCGGCGAGGGCGGACTGCTCCACAGGAAGCTGGACATTGCACCGAGGAAGTTGGTGATGGTGGCGTGCGACTCGCGGATCTCGCCCCAGAACTTCGACACCGAGAAGCGCCGCGACAGCACCACCGACGCTCCGCAAACCAGCGCCGCCGCCGTGGCCGCGAGCAGCGCGTTGTTGTGGAACAGAGGCAGGCAAACGTAGAACACATCCGACGTCCGGTAGCCCTGGGCTTCAGCGGCGCTGGTCCCGTAGGTCAGCGCGGCAGCGTGCGAGAGCATGCTGCCCTTCGACGGCCCGGTGGTCCCGGAGGTGTAGGCCAGCATCAGCAGGTCGGAGCACTTCACCTCCGCTCCCCGAGGCGCATCGCCGGCCGACGC
Protein-coding regions in this window:
- a CDS encoding FadR/GntR family transcriptional regulator, with protein sequence MNSFGKTPSSFGIEPISPQRIYQEVASQLRRSISEGKLKPGDKLPPERNLAQMFGVSRNTMREALRALELSGLLELKLGSAGGAFVLPGSSNAVVNGMRDLYFLGAITPEHLTEARISVSSAVIRMACERMTEEDLQALEKTVALAAEMDKAGNFEERTRHHQAFHVLLAKATHNPILLATTEGIMEITRQFVKAIGPTEDQTYTLPSRRRLLAHLRKRDAEKAVKEMTSALTKLHQGYMVKARGLPPGVPATAPVTASAPAPTRPPRGPKPSKGRARVRSGA
- a CDS encoding AMP-binding protein codes for the protein MTSNLAAVGADTYALRDLTFPKVLQRQANDSPDKVFLTETATGRRFSFREMDLWSNRVANALADLGVARGRHTGVLMGNSAEHLAIFFGIGKLGAVSVPVNTAARGELLRYYLTQSDCDSVVVDDALVDRLAEVLPQLPLVRRVLVVRTAEAAAHALAASPACEVADFETCIASAGDAPRGAEVKCSDLLMLAYTSGTTGPSKGSMLSHAAALTYGTSAAEAQGYRTSDVFYVCLPLFHNNALLAATAAALVCGASVVLSRRFSVSKFWGEIRESHATITNFLGAMSSFLWSSPPSPDDADNDLRLVSMAPTPKYAAEFEKRFGLKAMNNYGLSDFGMVTSFTANEPREKLGSIGKPRRGFRVKIVDEDDFELPAGEVGEMVLQSDDPWRATNGYYKMPEATLAANRNQWFHTGDRGMIDADGYFWFVDRKKDCIRRRGENISAFEVEQIIATHPEVANAAVFPVATQTNDEEVGAVVVLKSGAAVSEKELVEHCQRNMAYFMVPRYIQFRDQLPTTVNQKVEKFRLRSELERDLSKAWDREAAGLVLAR